The Desulfobotulus mexicanus genome has a segment encoding these proteins:
- a CDS encoding TetR/AcrR family transcriptional regulator translates to MIAKTTFNRLPEEKKERIMQAALMEFAEKGYRAASINCMVEKAGIAKGSVFQYFGDKEGLFAAVFAHSLEKVKEELRKVRDNPARTDIFTRLAQIMHTGLAFTRTYPLIYRLYTQLLSTPDIPCRDFLLTRIRDEGKVFLKELLEKAAARGEIRDSLPIQEALFLLEALLDRFLLASVLPYLGNGFFDGQNLESSIPHFIDILEKGMGSSR, encoded by the coding sequence GTGATAGCAAAAACTACCTTTAACCGCCTTCCAGAAGAAAAAAAAGAGAGAATCATGCAGGCTGCCCTCATGGAGTTTGCGGAAAAAGGCTATCGTGCTGCCAGCATCAACTGTATGGTGGAAAAGGCAGGAATTGCCAAGGGATCTGTATTTCAGTACTTTGGTGATAAGGAAGGCCTTTTTGCTGCGGTTTTTGCCCACAGCCTTGAAAAGGTCAAGGAAGAACTCCGGAAGGTGAGGGACAATCCGGCGAGAACGGATATTTTCACACGACTTGCACAGATTATGCATACAGGTCTTGCGTTTACCCGAACCTACCCCCTGATTTACAGGCTCTACACCCAACTTCTAAGTACACCTGATATACCCTGCAGGGATTTTCTTTTAACCCGTATCCGGGATGAAGGGAAAGTTTTTTTGAAAGAACTTCTGGAAAAAGCCGCAGCCAGAGGCGAAATCCGGGACAGTCTTCCCATACAGGAAGCCCTCTTTCTCCTGGAAGCATTGTTGGATCGTTTTCTTCTGGCCTCCGTACTGCCCTATCTTGGTAACGGTTTTTTTGATGGACAGAATCTGGAAAGCAGTATTCCTCATTTCATCGACATTCTTGAAAAAGGAATGGGAAGCAGCAGGTGA
- a CDS encoding NAD(P)/FAD-dependent oxidoreductase, with protein sequence MQLVTGLKIPIEENSPEEILNALRQKLTLDDVHILKVLSRTLDISDPEQFYCKMIFALEVPDNFSNPEKFPVYTEANSPFKKKIKISQNPLVVGLGPAGMFAALELLDHGIKPIIFERGKRIEERSLDVRRFIEERRLNPESNIQFGEGGAGSYSDGKLFSRRNRNTGYVSRVLDTFIRFGAPPEIAYMDKPHLGTDVLCRIVANIRKYILEMGGEIHFSSKMTDILFSEGKISGIRINGNKEYFSDTLFLAMGHSSRDTFEILCERGVAMEPRSITMGVRIEHSAETINLMRYGRKYKDYKGLGAATYSLNYTDRAIKRGVYTFCMCPGGEVVNASSEEGGLVLNGMSYAARSSPFSNAALVVSCHLSDYPGKGPLAGLTLQREIEEKAFRAGGSDWKAAAQTLKDFSEKKTGGNLPENSFKMGVQAGDMHDIFPSFILDQLHAAFEQWKKEQPLFVSEEAILMAAETRTSSPVRVLRKENFESINVCGLFPIGEGSGHTGGITSSAADAIHAVEAYAADKGQLPRRG encoded by the coding sequence TTGCAGCTTGTAACCGGTCTGAAAATTCCCATCGAAGAAAATTCTCCGGAAGAGATTCTGAATGCTCTACGGCAGAAACTTACTCTGGACGATGTCCATATTCTTAAAGTTCTTAGCAGAACTCTGGATATTTCGGATCCGGAACAGTTTTACTGCAAAATGATCTTTGCGCTTGAAGTCCCCGATAATTTCAGCAATCCTGAAAAATTTCCAGTTTATACAGAAGCCAATTCTCCCTTTAAAAAAAAGATTAAAATCAGCCAGAATCCCCTTGTGGTGGGATTGGGTCCGGCAGGTATGTTTGCGGCACTGGAACTTCTTGATCATGGAATTAAACCTATTATTTTTGAACGTGGAAAAAGAATAGAGGAGCGGTCTCTGGATGTCCGGCGTTTTATTGAAGAACGCAGACTGAATCCGGAATCCAATATTCAGTTCGGGGAAGGCGGTGCAGGATCATATTCCGATGGCAAGCTCTTTTCCCGGCGCAACCGTAACACAGGATATGTGAGCCGGGTGCTGGATACTTTCATTCGCTTCGGTGCCCCCCCTGAAATTGCCTATATGGACAAGCCCCATCTTGGAACAGATGTTCTTTGCCGGATTGTGGCCAATATCAGAAAGTATATTCTGGAAATGGGCGGTGAAATCCATTTTTCCTCAAAAATGACGGATATACTGTTTTCAGAAGGCAAAATATCGGGTATCCGGATCAATGGAAACAAGGAGTATTTCTCAGATACGCTCTTTCTTGCCATGGGCCACTCTTCACGGGATACTTTTGAGATCCTGTGCGAGAGGGGTGTTGCCATGGAGCCCCGTTCCATAACCATGGGTGTGAGAATCGAGCATAGTGCAGAAACCATCAATCTTATGCGCTATGGGAGAAAGTATAAGGATTATAAAGGTCTGGGAGCCGCCACCTATTCACTTAATTATACGGATAGGGCCATTAAGAGAGGGGTCTATACCTTCTGTATGTGTCCCGGTGGTGAGGTGGTGAATGCTTCGTCCGAAGAAGGAGGGCTTGTACTCAATGGCATGAGCTATGCTGCACGCTCTTCTCCTTTTTCCAATGCTGCCCTTGTGGTCTCCTGCCATCTAAGTGATTACCCGGGGAAAGGGCCACTGGCTGGCCTTACTCTTCAAAGGGAGATAGAAGAAAAAGCTTTCCGGGCTGGCGGATCGGACTGGAAGGCAGCAGCACAGACTCTGAAGGATTTTTCAGAGAAAAAAACGGGGGGAAATCTGCCTGAAAATTCATTTAAGATGGGTGTTCAGGCAGGGGATATGCATGATATCTTTCCATCTTTTATCCTTGACCAGCTCCATGCAGCCTTTGAACAATGGAAGAAAGAGCAGCCCCTTTTTGTCTCGGAAGAGGCCATACTGATGGCTGCGGAGACACGGACCTCTTCGCCTGTACGGGTTTTGCGCAAAGAAAATTTTGAATCCATTAATGTCTGTGGACTTTTTCCCATTGGTGAGGGTTCAGGTCATACGGGCGGTATTACAAGTTCTGCTGCGGATGCCATACATGCTGTGGAAGCCTATGCAGCAGATAAAGGGCAGCTTCCCCGGCGCGGATAA
- the mqnB gene encoding futalosine hydrolase: protein MKPLLVLTAVDREAAPVIAGLNQTEDILLSGIPLIRGLAGEKKVYVLVSGPGVFNTAAKLGIILAALKPEWILQTGCGGMYPESCLSMGDIVIAASERDLHTGLESKSLIPSPLPFPLMENSPHIPGFYNTDTSLLHAALDIIEKKEGRIPPYGPFITVSTVTTSEKTANSIARSTGGLVENMEGAAAFHTAAIYGIPILEIRGISNPVGSRKSEDWDLETAFIRAGEAALYLLHRLPQHVWHPQQNL from the coding sequence GTGAAACCACTTCTTGTACTTACAGCCGTGGACAGGGAAGCAGCCCCTGTAATAGCCGGACTGAATCAGACCGAGGACATCCTTTTGTCCGGTATTCCCCTTATCCGGGGACTAGCAGGGGAAAAAAAGGTGTATGTTCTTGTTTCCGGTCCGGGTGTTTTCAATACGGCGGCAAAGCTTGGGATAATACTGGCTGCCTTAAAACCGGAATGGATTCTTCAGACAGGTTGCGGCGGCATGTACCCTGAAAGTTGTCTTTCCATGGGGGATATTGTCATTGCAGCTTCTGAAAGGGATCTGCACACAGGCCTTGAGTCAAAATCTTTGATCCCTTCTCCCCTGCCCTTTCCCCTCATGGAAAACAGCCCTCATATACCGGGTTTTTATAATACGGATACATCCCTTCTCCATGCGGCTCTGGATATTATCGAAAAAAAAGAAGGTCGCATCCCCCCATATGGTCCCTTTATAACGGTGAGTACGGTAACGACAAGCGAAAAAACAGCCAATTCCATAGCCAGAAGCACCGGCGGCCTTGTGGAAAACATGGAAGGTGCAGCAGCCTTTCATACAGCAGCCATCTACGGCATTCCCATACTTGAGATCAGGGGCATCAGTAATCCCGTGGGTTCCAGAAAAAGCGAAGACTGGGACCTTGAAACAGCCTTTATCCGCGCCGGGGAAGCTGCCCTTTATCTGCTGCATAGGCTTCCACAGCATGTATGGCATCCGCAGCAGAACTTGTAA
- a CDS encoding protein phosphatase 2C domain-containing protein: MIKMSYLFEKGTGTLNEDAIFFNGSSFGVFDGATSLIQNTCDRGLTGGFLAAHTAKDVFSNSRDCLILLAEQANRAIYRKMLEHEVDTSDKSALWSTAAAVVRIHGRKLHWVQIGDSLILLIHKDGSFSIPVTDFDHDTETLAMWKKISDTSPESIMDALGHQIRRVRSRMNVSYGVFNGEKSYASFLRCGVEDLKDIDHVLLFTDGLFIPSENPFENRFDTMVRLYQEGGLSAVRKYVRTLEESDPECRRYPRFKTHDDIAALALNIGNDESEKIPCLSHSDVERKKGLFFAACNRSENSHRRKFSGRDSECSTAETYSGRCPYS; the protein is encoded by the coding sequence ATGATAAAAATGTCTTATCTGTTTGAAAAGGGGACGGGTACTCTGAATGAGGATGCGATTTTTTTTAATGGTTCATCCTTTGGTGTTTTTGACGGTGCCACCAGCCTGATTCAAAATACCTGTGACAGGGGACTGACAGGTGGATTTCTAGCAGCTCATACGGCAAAGGACGTCTTTTCAAACAGCAGGGATTGTCTGATCCTGCTTGCGGAGCAGGCCAACAGGGCAATTTACAGAAAAATGCTGGAACATGAAGTGGATACATCGGATAAATCAGCCCTGTGGAGTACTGCAGCTGCGGTGGTCAGGATTCATGGCAGAAAGCTCCACTGGGTTCAGATCGGTGACAGCCTGATTCTGCTCATCCACAAAGATGGTTCCTTCAGTATCCCCGTCACAGACTTTGACCATGATACAGAAACCCTTGCCATGTGGAAAAAAATATCGGATACAAGCCCTGAGTCCATCATGGATGCACTGGGCCATCAGATTCGCAGGGTCCGCAGCCGGATGAATGTTTCTTACGGTGTTTTTAATGGTGAAAAGAGCTATGCATCCTTTCTCAGATGCGGCGTTGAGGATTTAAAGGACATAGACCATGTGCTTTTATTCACCGACGGTCTTTTCATTCCTTCGGAAAACCCTTTTGAAAATCGTTTTGATACCATGGTAAGGCTTTATCAGGAGGGCGGACTGTCTGCCGTGAGGAAATATGTGAGAACACTTGAAGAGAGCGACCCTGAGTGCAGAAGGTATCCCAGATTTAAAACCCATGATGACATTGCAGCCCTTGCTTTGAACATTGGGAATGATGAGTCTGAAAAGATCCCATGCCTGTCGCATTCTGACGTTGAAAGGAAAAAAGGTCTGTTTTTTGCAGCTTGTAACCGGTCTGAAAATTCCCATCGAAGAAAATTCTCCGGAAGAGATTCTGAATGCTCTACGGCAGAAACTTACTCTGGACGATGTCCATATTCTTAA